The segment AGAAACGTACAAAGGCTATCCTTGATGATAGCATGCGTGACGGGAACCATGTATTTAACTTGGGTCACGGTGTCACACCAGATGTCAATCCAGAAACATTGAAAAAGCTTACTGAGCTGATTCATACGTATTCCAAAAGATAAGAATTTTCATGAAGAGGTGCTGTAAAATGGGAAGGAAAAAAATAGGATTATTAGTAATGGCGTATGGTACGCCATATAAGGAAGCGGATATTGAACGTTATTATACACATATTCGTCATGGCAGAAAACCTGCTGAAGATGCACTGCAGGATTTAAAAGATCGCTATAAAGCAATAGGTGGTATTTCACCATTGGCGAGAATTACAGAACAACAGGCAAAAGCGATTGAAGAAAGTGTTAATGCCAAACAAGATGAATACGAATTTAAAGCATACATTGGTTTGAAGCATATTGAACCATTTATTGAAGATGCAGTAGAAGAAATGGCAAAAGACGGAGTTGAACAGGCTGTCTCGATCGTATTAGCACCACACTATTCTACATTCAGTGTGAAATCCTATAATCAGCGGGCAAATGATGCAGCCGAAAAACATGGTGTCACATCTCTCACTTCTGTGGAGAGCTGGTATAATGCACCAGGCTTTATCGACTATTGGGCTATGCAGATTGATAGTGTCTATCAGCAACTCACTAATGATGAGAAAGAAAAAGCTGTATTAATCGTTTCTGCACACAGTTTACCAGAGAAAATCCTGCAAGATGGTGATCCTTATCCGGAACAGTTAGCTGAAACTGCGAAACTTATCATTGAAAAAACAGCGATTAAAAATTATGAAATCGGCTGGCAAAGTGAAGGGAACACCCCTGATCCATGGCTTGGTCCGGATGTGCAAGATTTAACACGTGATCTTTACGAGCAAAAAGGATATCGCTCATTCATCTATGCTCCTGTTGGATTTATTGCAGATCACCTGGAAGTTTTATATGACAATGATTATGAATGTAAAGTTGTTTGTGAAGAACTGGGGGCCAATTATTATCGCCCAGAAATGCCAAATGTACATCCGCAATTTATCGATACATTAGCAGATGTCGTTTTAAAACAAGCAACGCGTGATGTGTGATGGCACGTAAAAATATTGTAGTTGTAGGAGGCGGAATAACCGGGTTAACCGCCGCTTACTATTTACAAAAAGAGATAAAGGAAAAAAGACTGCCGTATGATGTGAAGTTAGTTGAAGCAAGCAATCGCTTAGGCGGAAAAATAAAAACGATGAAGCGAGATGGCTTTACGATTGAACAGGGTCCAGATTCATTACTAGCCAGGAAACAACCTGCAGTAAAGCTTGTGGAGGAACTGGGACTTCAAGATCAAATTGTCCGTAACGCCACTGGTCAATCTTATATTTTAGTGAAAAATAAATTGCATAAAATGCCAAAAGGAACATTTATGGGGATCCCCAAAAATATCCGTCCCTTGTTGTCTTCCAATCTCATTTCCGCTAAAGGGAAGGGGAGAGCTTTAGTTGATTTGGTTTTACCAAGAGGAAAAGAAGCGGCTGACCAGTCACTTGGCGTTTTCTTCCGTCGTCGTTTCGGAAATGAATTGCTGATCAATCAAATTGATCCACTATTATCTGGAATTCATTCTGGTGATATTGATGAAATGAGTCTGAAGGCGACTTATCCTATCTTTTATAAGTTGGAGCAGGAATATGGCAGTGTGATGAAGGGATTAAAGAAAACAATGCCGAAGCCAGACAAAAGTAAGGAGAAGAATCCTACTGGAGCCTTTTTCTCTTTGGAAAATGGCTTGGAAACATTAATTGATAGCCTTGCTGAGAAATTGGATGAGGACACTGTAACGGTTAGTAATCCAGTGGATCATGTGGAGAAAAAGGATAATGGTTACCATCTTTTATTAAGTAATGGGGACGTTGAAAAAGCGGATGTTGTTATCATGGCCACACCGCATTTCACTGTGCCAAGGTTGTTTAGTCAATATGATTTCTTTAAAACGCTCGACGACATGCCGGCAACCTCAACAGCGAATGTTGTATTGGCTTTTGATCAATCAGCGATTAAAAAAGATATTGATGGGACAGGATTTCTTGTATCCAAAAGCAGTAATTACCGGATAACCGCATGTACATGGACACATAAAAAATGGCCGATAACGACCCCGGACGGAAAAATATTATTACGGTGTTATGTTGGCAGACCCAATGATCAGTCTGTTGTAGATATGACAGACGCGGAATTGACCGAAATTGTCTTGAAGGATTTAAAGAAAACGATGAAAATTACATCCGATCCAGAATTCAGTGTGATCACACGCTGGAAAAATGCAAGACCGCAATATACGGTTGGGCATTTGGAGCGGATTACAGCAGTGCGTAACCAGACACGAAAATATTTGCCTGGTACGTTTTTAACAGGAAGTTCCTATGACGGTGTTGGTATACCGGATTGTATTGATCAAGGTGAGAAGACTGCTCATGAAGTAGTAGAATTTTTGCGAGGGTAAGTAGATGCTGGCTTCAAACAATGTTCATTTGTTTGGAGCCAGCTTTTTGTATAATTGGAAATGAAATTAGTGGTGTTGGGAAATTTTATAGACAAAAATAGAAAATGGCCGGGGAAAGTTCCGGCCATTCCTTGGACGTTATTTATTCATAGCTTTTTTCCAATTCATCAACAAGTGAGCCAATGTAGGCGACAGCTTCTTTAATGGCGTCAGGTTTTGACATATCTACACCTGCTTGTTTGATAAGGTCAAGCGGTTTTTTAGTACCACCAGCTTTGAGTACATTGAGCCAGCGATCGACTGCTGGTTGCCCTTCTGATTGTATCTTCTTAGCAACTGCAGTAGAAACGGTCAAACCTGCTGAATACGTATATGGATATAGTCCCATATAATAGTGCGGCTGACGCATCCATGTAAGGCCTGCACCTTCATCAAATGTTACCGTGTCACCCCAGAAATTTTCCAGCGCCTCACGTTTTTGTTGTGATAATACAGTTGCTGTTAGCGGGGTATCTGCTTCTGCTAATTCATATACACGACGTTGGAATTCGCCCTCTAGTAAATGGGTAACGAAATTATGATAATATGTGCCAAGCAATTGCGTGATTACCCAGCGCCTCATCCGTTTGTCATCGGTTTTTGCAAGTAAGTGATTAGCCAGCAGCATCTCGTTCATCGTTGATGGTGCTTCCACGAAATAGGTGGATGGTCGTGTATTAACGAGTGATTGATTCTTGCCTGCAAGATAGAAATGTCCGGCATGCCCTAATTCATGTGCTAGTACAAAAGCGCCACGCATTGTATCCGTCCATGTTAATAAAATATATGGATGGACACCGTATGGGCTTGCACAAAATGCGCCAGTAGATTTACCTACATTATCAGCTAAATCCACCCAACGTTCCTGGATCGCTTTCTTCATAATTTCGCCGTATTCAGGACCCATTACTTCAAGTGCTTCAAGAATAGTAGATATAGCCTCCTCATAAGTCGTTTCAGGATTGAACTCCGGATCCAGAGGGGCTTTCAAATCACTGAAATGCAGCTCATCCAGGCCAAGCTTTTCTTGTTTTAATTTAGCATAGCGACGCATATGTGGTGCCAATTCTTGCTGTATAACATCCAATTGATTATGATACATACCCTTTGTAACCTCTTGCGGTTGCAGGAGCATATCTGTAACAGAATCATAGGAACGCAGGCGTGACATAATAACCTGTTTTTTTACCTCTGTTGCATATGTTGCAGCGAACGTATTTTTATACTGATCTAATGTTTTGGTAAACGAATTATACGCATTACGACGCGTTGTTTTATCTGGAGCTAATTCATAGCGGTCTTCATATAATGCAGCTGACATCGGCAGTTCGGATCCATCTTCACCTGTGATCGAATCAAATTCCATGTCGGAGGACTTGCTGCGCCCGTATATCATGTATGGTGCACTATGTACTTCACTAAGTGCCGCTAATGTTTCCTCAAGCTCAGGTGTGAGTGTATAAGGTTTTCTCTCCGCAATGTCCTGAAGTGCTTTTTGATAGATTTGCAGTTTTGGTTCTTCTTTTAAAAATTGCTGAATTGTTTCATCAGAAAGACGCAATAATTCGGATTGAATAAAGGAAAGCTTTGTGTTAATAGTCGCTAGAGCTGAAGAGACCTTTGCCGAGTCGCGTTGATTGTCAGGATTTGTCCCATCAGCACTTGATTTTAAAGAGGCGTAGGTAGCTACTCTGGTAACCCTTTCCTGGAGTTGTTCTTGGGCTCTGAGTCCGTTTAGTAAGTTCGCGGCACTTGCGCCTAATTTTCCTTTAAATTGTGTTACCTCACTGACATCCTCCTGGACTTTGGCTAGTTCGAGTTCCCAAGCCTCATTGGATGTAAATAAATCGTTTAAGTTCCATTTCTGTTCTTCAGGAACCTCCGCGCGTTTCCATCTTTTTGTTGAAGTAGTTGTCAATTTCATTCCCCCTCCACGTTATTTCGGTACTCTAATTAACTATAATATAAAAACAAAAAGAATGATACAATTTTTCTGTTTTAAAAAAAGGAAGCATGGGATCTGCTTCCCGATAGATCGGGGGAACCGTTCCATGCTTCTTGATATGGAGTATAATGTTATAGTACAGTAAAAATGAAATCCTTAATTACCGTGCTGGGTGATCACAATCATCACATAAATTGATGTAGCAATCAGCTTTTTCGTGGATGTCATGGCCGCATTGTGCACATTTTTTACGAGGCAGGTTTCTAAAAAATTCAACAACGTTAATCATGGATATCCCCCTTTGACTTGTTAAATGTATTGTACTACAACAGTATTCGTTCAGTCAATAGTGTGTTACAACAAATTTTAAGCAATGGAGTGAATTTTATATGAAATTAACTGTAATCGGTTGCTGGGGTGGTTACCCCGCCCCAAATGGCGCAACATCTTCGTATTTAATTGAAAAAGATAATTTTTCTTTATTAGTTGATGCAGGAAGTGGTGCCCTGTCCAAATTACAAACGTATAAACAGGTTTCTGATATTGATGCTGTACTCTTGTCCCATTATCATCATGATCACGTCGCGGATATTGGTGTATTGCAGTATGGTAAACTTGTACAATCTTACGCGTTGGGGAATGAGGAAATATTGCCGATATATGGACATGCTGAGGATACACAAGGTTTTGCTAAACTAACACATAATTACACCAAAGGAATTGCTTATGATCCAAACGCAAAACTGGAGTTGGGCCCGTTTGTTATTACATTTTTAAAAACGGATCATCCTGTTCCATGTTACGGGATGCGGGTCACCGATGGAGAGAGTACGCTTGTTTATACTGCTGATACAAGTTTTAAAGAGGAATGGATTGATTTTGCGAAGCAGGCGGATTTGCTTATTACGGACTGTAACTTTTATGCTGAGCAGGATGGTTCAAAAGCGGGACATATGACGAGCAAAGAAGGGGGGATCATTGCTGAAAAGGCAAATGTGAAAGAGTTGATGCTAAGCCATTTGCCGCAATATGGTCAAAAGTCTCAATTAGTAATTGAGGCAAAGCGGTATTATGAGGGAGTCGTTCATTTAGCGGAAGAAGGATTTATTTGGGGATAGGTTAAGTGTATTCGTTGATTGCCATTATTTTTTCCAGTAAACTAATGTTAGATTGAAAATTAAAGGCTGTTTTCAAAAGTTTTAGTTTTTGACACAAAAGATATAAAAGACGACGTAAGGTCTTTTATATCAACTGTGAAGATTTAAAAGCAACTATACTTACAAAAAGAGTCAAATTAAAAGAAAGGGGTTTACTAGTGAAATTTATAGATAATCAAGGGATTACAGATCCAATGGTTAACCTGGCACTGGAAGAATATATTTTAGAAAATTTTGGCGAACAGGATTCTTATTTATTGTTCTATGTGAACAAGCCTTCCATTATTATCGGTAGAAATCAGAACTCCGTTGAGGAAATTAATACGGAATATGTTGATGAAAACGGGATAAAAGTTGTTCGTCGCCTGTCAGGTGGAGGAGCCGTGTATCATGATGAAATGAATTTAAATTTCAGTTTTATTACACAGGATGATGGAAATAGCTTTCAAAATTTCCAACGGTTCACCCAGCCAATCGTTGATGCATTAAATAAAATCGGCGTACCTGCGCAATTACACGGAAGGAACGACCTAGCGGCAAACGGTCGTAAAATTTCCGGTAATGCGATGTTTTCAACGAGAGGGCGGATGTTCAGTCATGGAACATTAATGCTTGATTCGGAAATTGAAAATGTCGTTTCCGCTTTAAATGTAAATAAAGAAAAAATCGAATCAAAAGGAATCAAATCTATTCGCAGCCGTGTAGCAAATATTTCCGAATTTCTGGATGAGAAAATTACCATGGACGAATTCAAAGCGCTTATTTTGCGACATGTTTTTGATGTAGAAGATATCAAAGACGTTCCACGCCATGAGTTAACCGACAAAGATTGGGAGAATATTCATCAAATCTCCAAGAAACGTTATCAGCAATGGGATTGGAACTATGGTAAATCACCATCTTTTAATATTCAAGCATCACATAAATTTGATGCCGGTTTGGTGGACGTTCGTCTGGATGTTAAAAAAGGCGTTATCGAAAACTGCAAAATTTATGGTGACTTCTTTGGCGTTGGAAATGTAGGAGTTATCGAAGACAGCCTGACTGGTGTTCGTCATGAACGAAAAGCGATTGAAGAAGCATTAGCAGATGTCGAGGTATCACATTACCTTGGACGAATAACGAAAGAAGATTTTATTAACTTAATCTATTAATTGAAAGGCAGCTCATGGCAGAATGAGCTGCTATTTTTTTTTATCAAAATTGATTATAAAAATAACCCGAAAAATCAACTATTTCATTAGAAATTGCTGAAAAATAAAAAGTTTTTTCATGAAATTCAATTTTTATATAGCTTTTTATGTTGAAATTTGGTAAATTAATAATTAGCCACTTTCTTTTCGTTTAAAAACGAAAGGATGATAAATATGTATAATGATTTTTATACTCCAACTTATGAAATTACCCCAATGACCATGGCAGTTATCGTGCAACACGGTGACAATGGCAAGTCAGCCAGATTCATATTGGAAGAAGACTTTGAATATGTTGTCGACCATTCTCCAACTAAAATTATTGATTCAGCTTGCAAGTTCTTTGGTGCCAGCCTAAAGGGTAGACAGGATGGAACACGTGATATATGTGGATTAACACATAAAGCACCGATCTCGATTGACCCTTCCAGTGGGATGTACTTTTTTCCTACATGCTCACCTGCAAATCCTAAATGTTCTTGGATTGCTCATTCCCATATTGACCAAATCAATAAAGCAACAAATCACCGTACAGAAATCATTTTCAAAAATGGGAAGCAAATTATTCTCGACGTTTCTTTTGGTTCCATGCTGAATCAAGTACAGCGAACGGCGCAATATCGCTACCTACTCGATAATCGGATTAAGTTTTTGCAGAAACATAAGGCTGATATGGTAGCCGAGCCATTACCATGAGTTCCTGTATAATCGCTTCAACTTTGTTTCGAATAACGGGATTAAAGTAGTTACGTATCTCCTCCCTGCCCCTGCAAAGGAATAGAAAAGATGAAAACGACTCATTCCTGTTTCCTGCAACGACTTTGATGTTTTTATTCTTCATTATTTTTTGTAACTCCCTGCGTTCATTCGTAGCTTCAGATGCCATATTTTCCAATAATTCAACATAAGGTTCTTTAATTTTAAAGGCTCCTTTTTGAACATGTTCGATATCTTGTTTGATAACAGTTATTGCCATTGAAAGAAATAGGAATCGTGAAGCTACCCGCAGTTCTTCATCCGTAAGATAGCGCATAAGTTAATCCCTCCATCTAAGAACGTTTGTTCCTTATGTATATTATATGATATAATGAATAAAAAATATACCCTAAATGGAAAAGAAAGTGGCTAAATATGACGTTAGACTATGCATATTAAAATGTTTACATTAAAATAAACATAATGGAACGAAATAAAAAGCGTTTGTATACATGAATGAGGAGATTTAACTAAATGTACTTAATGAACATCGATTTTTCTGATTGGAAAGGCATTCTTGAGAATGAGGGATGGGAGGAATTTATTCAGCAGTTGCTGAGTGAGTATGAAAGTCTTGGGCCATTACCGGGAATTTTATTGCCATTTATTGAGGCACTTCTTCCTTTTCTTCCATTAATAGTGTTTGTTATTGCAAATGCCGCAGCATATGGGTTATTAGAAGGATTTCTATTATCCTGGATTGGTGCTAGTTCAGGAGCAGTTGTTGTTTTTCTCATTATACGTAAACTTAGTAATACGCGAATAGTGAAGTCCATACGCAAAAATAAACAAGTGAAAATCGTAACTACATGGCTGGAACGGCATGGATTCGGACCTCTTTTTCTACTCATGTGTTTTCCCTTTTCACCATCTTCAGTTATTAATGTGGTAGCTGGATTATCAAAAATTAGCCTACAGCAATTTATCTTGGCTATACTACTTGGAAAATCAGTAATGATCTTTTCGATTGCCTATGTAGGAGCAAGTATTACGGAATTTGCCCAAAATCCGGTACGAACCATTATAGTCGGTGTTTGTATTGTATTATTTTGGATAATAGGTAAATATATCGAAAAAAGATTGGAAAAGAAAGCGATGCTAAAAGACAATCCGAACCTTGAACAAAAGGATTAAAACCCTTCAAACGGGGTATTATGATGATAGATCATATTACCCTGGAGGAAGGTTTAAAAATGAAAAAATTAAATTATCGTAGAATTATCCCGGTGATTATTTTCACGTTGGTACTAGTAGTAGTCTTTCGATCCCTTTTCTTTGCAAGTTATGAAGTAGATGGTGAATCGATGGAGCCAACATTAAATGATGGTAATTTATTAATGGTAAATACATTCATTTATGACATAACAGAAGTTGATCGATTTGATGTCATCGTATTTCATGCAAATCAACAGGCCGATTATGTGAAGCGAGTAATTGGATTGCCTGGTGATACGGTCGAATATAAGAATGACTCCCTTTATGTGAACGGTGAGCATTGGGATGAAGCGTTTCTTGAATCATATGCCCAAGCCAGTGATTCGACACCATTTACAAATGATTTTACCTTAACAGAAATAACCGGGAAGGAAGAAGTGCCAGAAGGAAAGCTTTTTGTTATGGGAGATAATCGGCAGGATAGCTTAGACAGCAGATCCTTTGGTTTTATATCGGCAGAACAGCTTGTTGGAAAAGTTGATATTAAATACTGGCCGCTTAATCAAAATAGTTTCACGCTCGGCAAATAGTTATGTTAGAGCTTTTATCTTTGATAGAATTAGATAGAAGCTCTATTTTTAAGGCTCTTTTCGTAAGTATTGTTGCTTTTAAATCTTCGCAGTTGATATAAAAGACGACAGAGTGAAAAGAATTGTGAACTGTGATACCGCTACGGAAATACATTCGGCGCGCCTTAGGGCGGCTGGTGAGCCTCCTCGTGCTGACGCACTGCGGGGTCTCACCAGCCTTTAGCTCCCGCAGGAGTCTCCATGTATTTCCTTCGCTGGTGTTGGCTTATTATATATTATTTGTGTAATAAAACGAGACTGTTTCGTGCTGTCACTAGTCCGGGTGAGTGGAGGGCAGTCGACTCCTGCGGGAACAAATGTCTTCGGTGGGACGAGCATTTACGCGCAGTCCCAGCACGTGTCCGAAGACCCCGCAGCGGTGGTTTTTCCGCGAGGCAGGTTAAGTTCGCGACGTCCTGTCGCAACACCTGCACTAGCACGTCGTGTGCGTCGAAGGCTGAGGCCGTGCCCTAAGGTCCGCGATTGCCCGGAACGATCCCGGACGGTAGTGAATATTGCACATTATGTCTTCTTGTATAACTTTTGTACCAAAAACAACTACCTTTTAGAAAACAGCTATTTTTTATAAAACTAGAATAAACGGGGGATTATGATGGGAATCCGATTTTTGTTGGGAAGAGCCGGTACAGGAAAAAGCGGCAGGTCCCTTGATGAAATAAAAGAAAAACTGCTGGATGACCCACAAGGTCCCAAGCTTTTTTATATTGTTCCAGATCAAATGACATTTCAGCAGGAATATGCCCTGTTCAATGATAAGGATATAAAGGGAAGCATCCGCGGGCAAGTTGTTAGTTTCTCCAGGTTGGCATGGCGGGTACTCCAGGAAACCGGCGGCGGAACCAGGCAATTCATTAGCTCGGTCGGTATTCAAATGATGCTCAGGAAAATTATTGAGGAAAGACAGGGGGACTGGCGCGTTTTTCAAAAGGCGATGGAGAAGCAAGGATTCCTCGATCAATTGGAGAACATGATTACCGAATTCAAACGATATGAAGTCACGCCAGACGATCTCCAAACACAAATACACCAAATAAAGCAGTATGTACATAAAGAGCCTGGTGAAGAGGCATTAGCTGCAAAGTTGGAAGATTTAGCTTACATCTATGAAAAATTGATATACGCACTTGAAGGTAATTATATTGACTCTGAAGACCAATTACAGTTACTGACAAATAAGATTCAGGAATCAACGTTACTAGAGGATGCAGAAATATATTTTGATGGGTTTCACCGATTTACTCCGAAAGAGCTAACGGTAGTAGAAGCATTAATGAAAAAATGCAGACGTGTAACGGTTACGCTGACAGTTGATCATCAACAAGATACAGAGGTTTCCGAACTGGATCTGTTTTATCAAACAACAGAAACCTATCATGTCCTGCAGGAAATTGCCCGTAACAACCAAATTAATATTGAAGAAACAGTTGAATTGGATCCAGCGAACGGCAGATTCAAGGACCGACCGTATCTGGCTCATTTGGAAAGTAATTTTGATGTCAGACCTGCACTAACTTTTGACGGGGAAGCACCCTTGAATATTGCCGAGGCTGTTCATCCCCGCGCGGAGGTCGAAGGAGCCGCACAGGAAATTATCCGTCTCGTTCGTGAAGAGAACTATCGATTTCAGGACATCGCTGTATTTATAAGAGAGACAGGTACATACCATGATTTGATTGATACGATATTTAGTGATCATGATATCCCTGTGTTTATTGATGAAAAACGAACGATGCTCAATCATGCATTAATCGAATTTATTCGTTCTGCATTGGATGTTGTCGAAGGGAATTGGCGCTATGATGCTGTTTTTCGTCTGTTGAAGACCGGATTCATTCCATCGTCAAACCCCGATTTTCCATTAACGAATGATGCCATTGATGAATTGGAAAATTACGTACTTGAATATGGTATTCGTTCCAGATCGAGCTGGACTGGCGACAAGGAGTGGGTTTTCCAGCGTTTCCGAGGCTTTGATCAGGCAGCACAAACCGATTCAGAAAAAGAAATACAACAACGAATAAACAAGTACCGATATCAAGTCGCACGAGCATTAAAACCTTTTGATGAGCAAATAAGAAATGCTCGTACAGTGCAGGAATTATGTGAGATAACCTATACGTTATTGGAAGATCTCGATGTACCAAAGCGCTTAGAGCAGACACGCGAGATATACGATGATCGAGGAGAAATAGAAAAAGGCAGGGAACAGGAACAAGTATGGAATGCGGTTATTCAGTTATTTGATGAAATGGTTGAAATAGCCGGCGAAGAAAGCATGACCTTATCGACACTTCGAACAACCTTGGATGCTGGTTTTGAGACATTGAAATTTGCCCATGTTCCACCAACTATTGACCATGTGATTGTTGGTACAATTGACCGTTCGAGAATTAGCGGAATTAAATGTGCATTTTTGCTAGGGGTCAATGATGGCGTTTGGCCAATGAAGCCGGCTGCGGATGGAATGATTAATGAGCAGGAAAGAGAATTACTGGCCGGACATGGGATGCAACTGGCTAGTAGCAGCAAGCAACAATTACTGGACGACTGGTTTTATATGTATATTGCCTTTACAGCGGCAAAAGATAGGATTTGGGTGAGCTATCCATTAAGTGATGAAGAGGGTAAATCGAAAATGCCGTCACAGCTCATTAAACGAATCGAAGACTTATTTCCAGCATGCTGTGATCATATTTTACTACAGGATCCGGATGAATTGGCAGAAGCAGATCGTTTTATTACTACTCCGTTGAAAACAAGATCAGCGTTAACAGCTCAATTAGCACGAATAAGAAAAGGGTACCCTGTAGGGCCAATTTGGTGGAATGTACTGAATTGGTATATGGACCATCATCCGAGGTTTGGTACAACACACACTATTTTGCAAAGCTTATATTATCAAAATAAACCTATAAACCTATCTTCTGAAACGGTGGAAGAATTATATCCACAACAGGTAAAAGCGAGCGTGTCCAGATTGGAATCCTATTATCGCTGCTCGTATCAGCATTTTGCAAAATACAGTTTAAATCTGGATGAACGAAAAATATATAAACTGGATGCACCTGACATCGGACAGCTTTTCCATGAAGCACTGAGAACAATTACAGAGTGGATACAAGCTGATGGGAAAGAATTTGGGCAACTATCGAAGAAAGATACAGATGTATATGCGCAAAAAGCGGTAGTTAATTTGGCACCTATCCTGCAACATCAAATATTGCACAGTTCAAACCGTTATAAATATATTCAGAAGAAATTACAGGATGTTATCGCAAGGGCGGCTTTTGTGTTAAGTGAACAAGCTAGAAGGAGTAACTTCTCACCTGTTGGACTGGAACTTGGATTCGGGAAGGGCCAAACACTCCCACCACTTACCCTTGGCTTAGAAAATGGATATGAACTCATGCTCCGCGGGCGAATTGATCGTGTGGATAAAGCAGTTAATGAAGAGGATTTATTCCTTCGAATTATTGATTATAAATCGAGTGCAAAAGGTTTGAACCTTATCGAGGTTTATTATGGACTGGCATTACAAATGCTGGCGTATCTGGATGTTGTACTCTCCAATTCCGAGCAATGGCTTGGGACAAGAGCTACACCAGCAGGGGTGCTTTATTTCCACGTACACAATCCGATGATCTCTAAAAATGAAAAAGTGAATGATGAAGCCCTTGAACAGGAAATTTTCCGGAAGTATAAAATGCAGGGGATGCTTCTGTCGGATGAAGAAATGGTGAGGCAGATGGACACATCCCTAGAATCAGGCTCAAGTCAGGTTGTTCCAGCGGGAGTTAAAAAGAATGGCGGTTTTTACAGTTATTCCAAAATAGCGGATTATGATACTTTTACAAGCCTGCAGAACCATATTCATCAAATGATGATGCAGGCAGGTATTGATATGACAGAGGGCGGCGTACACTTAAATCCCTATCAGCATAAACAAGAAATTGCTTGTACGTATTGCCCGTTCCATTCACTTTGCCAATTTGATCCGATCTTAGAAACGAACAATTATCGAAAA is part of the Virgibacillus sp. NKC19-16 genome and harbors:
- the hemH gene encoding ferrochelatase, which encodes MGRKKIGLLVMAYGTPYKEADIERYYTHIRHGRKPAEDALQDLKDRYKAIGGISPLARITEQQAKAIEESVNAKQDEYEFKAYIGLKHIEPFIEDAVEEMAKDGVEQAVSIVLAPHYSTFSVKSYNQRANDAAEKHGVTSLTSVESWYNAPGFIDYWAMQIDSVYQQLTNDEKEKAVLIVSAHSLPEKILQDGDPYPEQLAETAKLIIEKTAIKNYEIGWQSEGNTPDPWLGPDVQDLTRDLYEQKGYRSFIYAPVGFIADHLEVLYDNDYECKVVCEELGANYYRPEMPNVHPQFIDTLADVVLKQATRDV
- the hemY gene encoding protoporphyrinogen oxidase, producing MARKNIVVVGGGITGLTAAYYLQKEIKEKRLPYDVKLVEASNRLGGKIKTMKRDGFTIEQGPDSLLARKQPAVKLVEELGLQDQIVRNATGQSYILVKNKLHKMPKGTFMGIPKNIRPLLSSNLISAKGKGRALVDLVLPRGKEAADQSLGVFFRRRFGNELLINQIDPLLSGIHSGDIDEMSLKATYPIFYKLEQEYGSVMKGLKKTMPKPDKSKEKNPTGAFFSLENGLETLIDSLAEKLDEDTVTVSNPVDHVEKKDNGYHLLLSNGDVEKADVVIMATPHFTVPRLFSQYDFFKTLDDMPATSTANVVLAFDQSAIKKDIDGTGFLVSKSSNYRITACTWTHKKWPITTPDGKILLRCYVGRPNDQSVVDMTDAELTEIVLKDLKKTMKITSDPEFSVITRWKNARPQYTVGHLERITAVRNQTRKYLPGTFLTGSSYDGVGIPDCIDQGEKTAHEVVEFLRG
- the pepF gene encoding oligoendopeptidase F, whose product is MTTTSTKRWKRAEVPEEQKWNLNDLFTSNEAWELELAKVQEDVSEVTQFKGKLGASAANLLNGLRAQEQLQERVTRVATYASLKSSADGTNPDNQRDSAKVSSALATINTKLSFIQSELLRLSDETIQQFLKEEPKLQIYQKALQDIAERKPYTLTPELEETLAALSEVHSAPYMIYGRSKSSDMEFDSITGEDGSELPMSAALYEDRYELAPDKTTRRNAYNSFTKTLDQYKNTFAATYATEVKKQVIMSRLRSYDSVTDMLLQPQEVTKGMYHNQLDVIQQELAPHMRRYAKLKQEKLGLDELHFSDLKAPLDPEFNPETTYEEAISTILEALEVMGPEYGEIMKKAIQERWVDLADNVGKSTGAFCASPYGVHPYILLTWTDTMRGAFVLAHELGHAGHFYLAGKNQSLVNTRPSTYFVEAPSTMNEMLLANHLLAKTDDKRMRRWVITQLLGTYYHNFVTHLLEGEFQRRVYELAEADTPLTATVLSQQKREALENFWGDTVTFDEGAGLTWMRQPHYYMGLYPYTYSAGLTVSTAVAKKIQSEGQPAVDRWLNVLKAGGTKKPLDLIKQAGVDMSKPDAIKEAVAYIGSLVDELEKSYE
- the yhfH gene encoding protein YhfH; the protein is MINVVEFFRNLPRKKCAQCGHDIHEKADCYINLCDDCDHPAR
- a CDS encoding MBL fold metallo-hydrolase, whose translation is MKLTVIGCWGGYPAPNGATSSYLIEKDNFSLLVDAGSGALSKLQTYKQVSDIDAVLLSHYHHDHVADIGVLQYGKLVQSYALGNEEILPIYGHAEDTQGFAKLTHNYTKGIAYDPNAKLELGPFVITFLKTDHPVPCYGMRVTDGESTLVYTADTSFKEEWIDFAKQADLLITDCNFYAEQDGSKAGHMTSKEGGIIAEKANVKELMLSHLPQYGQKSQLVIEAKRYYEGVVHLAEEGFIWG
- a CDS encoding lipoate--protein ligase; amino-acid sequence: MKFIDNQGITDPMVNLALEEYILENFGEQDSYLLFYVNKPSIIIGRNQNSVEEINTEYVDENGIKVVRRLSGGGAVYHDEMNLNFSFITQDDGNSFQNFQRFTQPIVDALNKIGVPAQLHGRNDLAANGRKISGNAMFSTRGRMFSHGTLMLDSEIENVVSALNVNKEKIESKGIKSIRSRVANISEFLDEKITMDEFKALILRHVFDVEDIKDVPRHELTDKDWENIHQISKKRYQQWDWNYGKSPSFNIQASHKFDAGLVDVRLDVKKGVIENCKIYGDFFGVGNVGVIEDSLTGVRHERKAIEEALADVEVSHYLGRITKEDFINLIY
- a CDS encoding competence protein ComK, with translation MYNDFYTPTYEITPMTMAVIVQHGDNGKSARFILEEDFEYVVDHSPTKIIDSACKFFGASLKGRQDGTRDICGLTHKAPISIDPSSGMYFFPTCSPANPKCSWIAHSHIDQINKATNHRTEIIFKNGKQIILDVSFGSMLNQVQRTAQYRYLLDNRIKFLQKHKADMVAEPLP